The DNA segment TAGTGTTATCTGAGAGGGAAGGGCTTGCCATACTCCAAGCTATTAGAATTGCCACTTTTAGGACACTCCCATGTGTTCTTTGAGTCAAAATCTGAGGGACTGGTTGATTCCATCTCCAGTCCTTGAGCAAAATTGTTTTGCATCTTGTGCAAAtatgtaaatagaaaaaaaataaagaaaatacataaaatatcaatatttatgtATTTTACCCCCTCAACATAAAACTATGTCCATGATATGTCATCTTCcattgttaataaaataattattaattataaatttaaaacttcCTATCTTAAACTCAATTACATCCTAAAGAATCTTTACTATAAAGtgatcatagtaaatatattgttaGTTTCTTTGAATCTTAACTAGACATAATATTTATTACTTTAACTACATTGTACACTACAAAGTGTGTCTTCAATTACAATGAATAATAGTCATTTTATCTTGAACTATACCTTTCTGCACCTCAGAAGTGGCAATTCGGGTTGATGAGTCATGTTCGTGTTGTGTCAATACGCGACACAAATATGATTAAGGTCAACACGAATACGATACGATTAACAAATCGTGTCAAAAATTTAAACACGAACACGACCCTTTTATTAGACGGGTTACACGACACAACaagataaatattaaattatattaggtGTATTCAATACGGCACGACCTATTTAACACGaaataacccatttaaaatggtTTGACACGACTTAACCTATTTAACACGCTATATAAGTGAGTTCATGGGTCATAGCGGATCAAATGGGTTTGTGGGTCACGGGTCAATATGTGACACAAATATTAAATCGTGTCATAAACATGTCAAGTCGAGTTAGCGGATTAACCCGTAACACAACACAATTATAACCGTGTTATAAATAGGTCGACACGAATTCGATACGAACACGAATAAACTAACCTAAACCCTATAATTTCATGTCGTGTTCGTATCGTGTTCGCAAGTCGTATCTAAAATTGTCACTCCTACTCCAACTTAGGTTGAAGTAGAGTTCAAAGTTTGGAGTTTTAGGGATTTGAGGTTTGGGTAAGTCTTAATTataacaaattatttatatgaagtaaaaagttaaattaaaaactttaaataaaaaataaattaaaattaaaaaagaaaagaaagcccGATGTGGTAGAAATGATGGAGGGGGAGCTGTGGAAGCTACCCTCCTTAAATATAACTGCTCGGTTGTCTTTTAATGGCCAGCGTGTGAGCCTAAAAGGGCCctttagtgttttttttttttttaaattctaattatatttaaaatctttaatttaatttaaattatttttaaattaaattaaattaaatttaatttaatacaataatTAATGCGGTGATAattcatataaaatattaataatctaTTACAATTATTTTGTTGACTTTGCGTAtgtttttgttaatttattaatgtttttgTGTTGATTTATTGTGTttattaaagttaattttaatttatttagattttattcggttagaaaaattaattttggagatTTAATTATGTGGCTGTAATTTTGGTGAACATTGAACCTTTCTGTGGACATTCATTTACGTTTGCGTAGAATTTTCTTACAACATGAACTAACCAAAGCTCTCCAATTTCTGTCCAGTAAAGAAGTGAAGAAAAACAAACTCAAAAATGCCTGATGCAGTTCAGATAAAGTTATAAAGAACATTTAAAAACAGAAAATGCTACGCTATAGCAATGGAGGAAGAATAAGCAAAAGCATGTCCCTTTGATGGGGGCAAAACAGATTGTAATTTCTTTATCATTTCATTGATCTCCCTCAGCTTGTCTGTGTTATCAGATTGCTGTAAAAATCTCTCCAACATCCGATATACAACTTCACTCAAACGCATTCCTCTCTCCAAAAATTGTTTCGAGCACTCAAATGCTTCTTGCAACCTCCCCCGCGAGCACAATGCTGTAACTAACAGATCCAATGCATGACCATGGGGACAATATCCCTTCTCCAACAAGTATTGCCAAAAATCCAATCCCAAATCAACCTGGCCATTTACACAAAAGAATTTCATCAACATGACCATAGTCTGAGTTTTCGGAACAAATTTCCTGCCGATCATCTTGTGGTAAAGCTCATAAACGCCCTCAGTGTCATTCTGTTTCAGCAATCCCAAGAAAATTGTATGATAGGTCACACCATCATGACCAATATGCTtctcttccatctcatccatcaAACTCATGGCAGACTTCAATTCTCTACATTTAATGAGTGAGCTGATCAAAGCATTATAAGCCCCAGTATCAGGCTGCAAGTTTCTCCTgcaaatttcatcaaataattgCCTGGCCTTGATTGCATTTCGAGCAACCCCAGCTCCATGAATCAAAGTAGTGATCGCTTCCAATGTAGGCAGGCAATTAATCCGTTCCATTTCTTCAAAGATTCTTAAACCATCACCAAAATAACCTTTCTTACAGTAAGCATCAATCCGAATATTATAAGTTAGAGTGGTTGGCTTAAAGCCTCTTCGAAGAATCTCATGGTAAAAAAGCTCCATTGCAGTAACATCTCCTGATTCCTTAAATCCCAAAAGCAAGATATTCATGGTCTTGGCATTTGGATTAAATCGATCATGCATCTTTTGAAACACTGAACGTGCCTCTTTCACCTCCCTTTGAGTGCAAAATGCTCGAAGGAGAACATTGAACTCTTCAGTGCCAAAAGTCTTCCCGACAAAAACCTCTTTCTCCATCCTATCAAATGCTTCAAGAGTGTCTTCATAGGATTGAAACTTGGCAATTTTTGATAGCATGATGCTCATTGACTTAAGGGTAAGCAAGGAAGGGTGTGTTTTTCCAATTTCCACCATAAACTCCCAAGCTTTCTCAAAATACCGCATCCGTGTAAGGATGTGGAGAGTCACTTCAAAGGCAAATGAACTCGGAATAAAATGGGAATGATGTAGGGAAAACCTGAAGAACTCCAAGGCTTTGAGGCCATTGGAATGAGCTGCAAAAAGGCGGCCAAGAACATTCTCAACAAAGACCGTAGAGAGAGACCCCGGAGAGAGATGCTTCAAGAGGGTGGGGTGTAACGGTTCATCAGGAAAGCAATTATCGTTGATGATTTTGGTAATTCTTTCAACTTCAGTCAAGCTGGATAATTTACAAGcaataaggaaaagaaaatgaggtcGCCTGCGAGTGATTTGAAAGAGTTGATTACATCTGCTCAATGTTAACAAAGAAAGCATTATCCTTATTCCCTTGTGAAATTTAGATTGCAACTAGTCTTCCATTTCAGGCCACAATACGTCAGCACCTATCTGATTACCCAAAGCAATTTCAAGTTAATTCTCCA comes from the Hevea brasiliensis isolate MT/VB/25A 57/8 chromosome 5, ASM3005281v1, whole genome shotgun sequence genome and includes:
- the LOC110654634 gene encoding pentatricopeptide repeat-containing protein At3g61360 isoform X3, yielding MLSLLTLSRCNQLFQITRRRPHFLFLIACKLSSLTEVERITKIINDNCFPDEPLHPTLLKHLSPGSLSTVFVENVLGRLFAAHSNGLKALEFFRFSLHHSHFIPSSFAFEVTLHILTRMRYFEKAWEFMVEIGKTHPSLLTLKSMSIMLSKIAKFQSYEDTLEAFDRMEKEVFVGKTFGTEEFNVLLRAFCTQREVKEARSVFQKMHDRFNPNAKTMNILLLGFKESGDVTAMELFYHEILRRGFKPTTLTYNIRIDAYCKKGYFGDGLRIFEEMERINCLPTLEAITTLIHGAGVARNAIKARQLFDEICRRNLQPDTGAYNALISSLIKCRELKSAMSLMDEMEEKHIGHDGVTYHTIFLGLLKQNDTEGVYELYHKMIGRKFVPKTQTMVMLMKFFCVNGQVDLGLDFWQYLLEKGYCPHGHALDLLVTALCSRGRLQEAFECSKQFLERGMRLSEVVYRMLERFLQQSDNTDKLREINEMIKKLQSVLPPSKGHAFAYSSSIAIA
- the LOC110654634 gene encoding pentatricopeptide repeat-containing protein At3g61360 isoform X1 → MAPTIVFGFGLLLSLHFQPPLQPCCMELNLLTIFEAEVEAVNDHFCTNISSVSNLLQHQSLTEVERITKIINDNCFPDEPLHPTLLKHLSPGSLSTVFVENVLGRLFAAHSNGLKALEFFRFSLHHSHFIPSSFAFEVTLHILTRMRYFEKAWEFMVEIGKTHPSLLTLKSMSIMLSKIAKFQSYEDTLEAFDRMEKEVFVGKTFGTEEFNVLLRAFCTQREVKEARSVFQKMHDRFNPNAKTMNILLLGFKESGDVTAMELFYHEILRRGFKPTTLTYNIRIDAYCKKGYFGDGLRIFEEMERINCLPTLEAITTLIHGAGVARNAIKARQLFDEICRRNLQPDTGAYNALISSLIKCRELKSAMSLMDEMEEKHIGHDGVTYHTIFLGLLKQNDTEGVYELYHKMIGRKFVPKTQTMVMLMKFFCVNGQVDLGLDFWQYLLEKGYCPHGHALDLLVTALCSRGRLQEAFECSKQFLERGMRLSEVVYRMLERFLQQSDNTDKLREINEMIKKLQSVLPPSKGHAFAYSSSIAIA
- the LOC110654634 gene encoding pentatricopeptide repeat-containing protein At3g61360 isoform X2 produces the protein MQNSIAFTSLVIAAIPTFYIFEAEVEAVNDHFCTNISSVSNLLQHQSLTEVERITKIINDNCFPDEPLHPTLLKHLSPGSLSTVFVENVLGRLFAAHSNGLKALEFFRFSLHHSHFIPSSFAFEVTLHILTRMRYFEKAWEFMVEIGKTHPSLLTLKSMSIMLSKIAKFQSYEDTLEAFDRMEKEVFVGKTFGTEEFNVLLRAFCTQREVKEARSVFQKMHDRFNPNAKTMNILLLGFKESGDVTAMELFYHEILRRGFKPTTLTYNIRIDAYCKKGYFGDGLRIFEEMERINCLPTLEAITTLIHGAGVARNAIKARQLFDEICRRNLQPDTGAYNALISSLIKCRELKSAMSLMDEMEEKHIGHDGVTYHTIFLGLLKQNDTEGVYELYHKMIGRKFVPKTQTMVMLMKFFCVNGQVDLGLDFWQYLLEKGYCPHGHALDLLVTALCSRGRLQEAFECSKQFLERGMRLSEVVYRMLERFLQQSDNTDKLREINEMIKKLQSVLPPSKGHAFAYSSSIAIA